A DNA window from Geovibrio ferrireducens contains the following coding sequences:
- a CDS encoding GGDEF domain-containing protein gives MSEKKINLTDKTLNDALIANENFNKLFQSTCRPVYKISITNRMLPYIDTLKGYVSDRELSEVFAMINNETDIEDITDAFLGSIARQIIKNDKRLSTLTEFVESLFKKVLSTQDKMSDNLEDNIRFVEEDINQDKELMSNAEEIEQILREEGIVFPGKPFTKFMEAFDSKLAGKKDKLESMTESYSKIESELTEYKKEVAQLNENIRKYRQETITDHLTGLNNRKYMDIKLAEEIVRFGRHGQPFCILLLDIDNFKRINDVYGHIVGDQVIKHLGGVVKTHIRKSDFSFRYGGEEFLVLLLNTDIENAVRIAEQIRSKVETTNFTLKDKTFVITVTIGVAQYMQGESVESFLERADKNLYNGKRFGKNRVVG, from the coding sequence ATGTCAGAAAAAAAGATAAACCTTACAGACAAAACGCTTAACGATGCTCTCATCGCCAACGAAAACTTCAACAAACTGTTTCAGTCCACATGCAGACCGGTTTATAAAATATCCATTACCAACAGAATGCTCCCCTACATAGACACACTCAAAGGATATGTGAGCGACAGGGAGCTCTCAGAAGTTTTTGCGATGATTAATAATGAAACAGACATTGAAGACATCACCGATGCTTTTCTGGGCTCAATCGCAAGACAGATTATAAAAAATGACAAACGGCTCTCCACCCTTACCGAATTTGTCGAGTCTCTATTCAAAAAGGTACTCTCAACACAGGATAAAATGTCAGATAACCTTGAGGACAACATCCGCTTTGTTGAAGAGGATATAAATCAGGACAAAGAGCTCATGAGCAATGCAGAGGAGATCGAACAGATTCTCCGGGAGGAGGGAATTGTTTTCCCCGGCAAACCCTTCACCAAGTTCATGGAAGCCTTTGACTCCAAACTCGCAGGAAAGAAAGACAAACTGGAAAGCATGACCGAGAGCTATTCAAAAATAGAGAGCGAACTCACCGAGTACAAGAAAGAGGTCGCCCAGCTTAATGAAAACATCCGCAAATACAGGCAGGAAACCATAACAGACCACCTCACAGGCCTGAATAACCGCAAATACATGGACATCAAGCTGGCAGAAGAGATAGTCCGCTTCGGAAGGCACGGTCAGCCGTTCTGTATTCTGCTGCTGGATATAGACAACTTCAAAAGAATAAACGATGTGTACGGCCACATAGTGGGCGATCAGGTAATAAAGCATCTGGGCGGCGTGGTTAAGACACACATACGCAAGTCCGACTTCTCGTTCAGGTACGGCGGAGAGGAGTTTCTGGTGCTTCTTCTTAACACAGACATTGAAAACGCTGTCCGCATAGCAGAACAGATACGCAGCAAGGTGGAAACAACAAACTTTACCCTGAAGGACAAGACATTCGTAATTACCGTGACTATAGGTGTTGCTCAGTATATGCAGGGAGAAAGCGTTGAATCGTTTCTGGAGAGGGCAGACAAGAACCTCTATAACGGTAAGCGGTTCGGCAAAAACAGAGTGGTGGGCTAA
- a CDS encoding ATP-binding protein: MKKIACFINDNSFLERLSDFCSAERFTLINYKEEKCELDISVIVFITDCFDTVKGFREDVPLCFIGKRGELSECILTVDTGFDHVQLRYLVDAVCHNGNMENSISSVRPVSIAKTFHVANDIFSVERIVYLLTKEFIYFLDFNSLEKIRIGLAEMITNAIEHGNLCISGDQKLEATENGTYYTLIEERLKDEKYKGKKVTFTYIINNSEVRISIEDQGSGFKVDDIPDPTMQEGLFKLHGRGILITRMYFDDVVYNDVGNRVELVKRF, from the coding sequence ATGAAGAAAATAGCCTGTTTTATCAATGATAACAGTTTCTTAGAACGTCTGTCGGATTTCTGTTCGGCTGAGCGCTTCACCCTTATTAATTATAAGGAGGAGAAATGCGAGCTGGACATCTCCGTTATTGTATTCATAACGGATTGTTTCGATACGGTAAAGGGTTTTCGAGAGGATGTTCCGCTCTGTTTCATCGGTAAAAGAGGCGAGCTTTCGGAATGCATCCTTACAGTGGATACCGGGTTTGACCATGTTCAGCTCCGTTATCTCGTTGATGCTGTCTGCCATAACGGAAATATGGAAAACAGTATTTCATCGGTGCGTCCGGTTTCCATAGCAAAAACATTTCATGTGGCGAACGATATTTTCAGTGTTGAGCGCATAGTTTATCTTCTCACCAAGGAATTCATATATTTTCTTGATTTTAACTCCCTTGAGAAAATCCGCATCGGACTTGCGGAAATGATCACCAACGCGATCGAACACGGAAATCTCTGCATCTCAGGCGATCAGAAGCTGGAAGCCACCGAGAACGGAACCTATTACACTCTGATTGAAGAAAGGCTTAAGGACGAAAAATACAAGGGTAAAAAGGTAACTTTCACTTACATTATTAACAACTCAGAGGTAAGAATCTCTATTGAAGATCAGGGGAGCGGATTCAAGGTTGATGACATTCCCGACCCGACCATGCAGGAAGGACTTTTCAAACTGCACGGACGTGGTATTCTTATAACAAGAATGTATTTTGACGATGTTGTTTATAATGATGTCGGAAACAGGGTTGAACTTGTTAAGAGGTTCTAA
- a CDS encoding Crp/Fnr family transcriptional regulator encodes MSLGEELKNVELFSKIESNKLEKIAQSLKTKKFNKEETVLHKGDAGTELCIVLSGSFRAVLIDEDGDEILLHRFGKYDIFGEFSLIDQKERAGTIIADEESSLCKIGREPFLRLMREEPEVAITMLQILVGRLRKADELIESLAFLNVKERILKQLFDIAKENGEKNGSYIRIKKLTHQEISSMIGASRESVTKCMKILNLEGHVKMKGDNLYLKEPSLFY; translated from the coding sequence ATGAGCCTTGGCGAAGAACTGAAGAATGTTGAGCTTTTTTCAAAGATTGAATCAAACAAGCTTGAAAAAATAGCCCAGTCACTCAAAACCAAAAAGTTCAATAAGGAAGAAACCGTTCTTCATAAAGGGGATGCCGGCACTGAGCTGTGCATTGTTCTTTCCGGTTCTTTCCGTGCCGTTCTCATTGACGAGGACGGGGACGAAATCCTCCTGCACCGCTTCGGCAAGTATGACATATTCGGCGAGTTCAGCCTCATAGACCAGAAAGAACGCGCCGGGACAATCATAGCAGATGAGGAGTCAAGCCTCTGCAAAATAGGCAGAGAGCCATTCCTCCGCCTTATGAGGGAGGAGCCGGAGGTTGCCATAACCATGCTCCAGATCCTTGTGGGCAGGCTGCGGAAGGCGGATGAGCTCATAGAGTCCCTCGCGTTTCTGAATGTTAAGGAAAGGATATTAAAGCAGCTTTTTGACATTGCCAAGGAAAACGGCGAGAAAAACGGCAGCTATATCAGGATAAAAAAGCTCACCCATCAGGAAATAAGCTCCATGATCGGCGCGTCCAGAGAATCTGTCACCAAGTGCATGAAAATCCTGAACCTTGAAGGGCATGTGAAAATGAAAGGGGACAACCTTTACCTTAAGGAGCCTTCTCTTTTTTATTAG
- a CDS encoding uracil-DNA glycosylase, translating into MKRVNCYKCEGYYVTWEEGMPHGCRILGFKSKLMPSLSVFRSSGMPCQYFTEKANKKEKAP; encoded by the coding sequence ATGAAAAGAGTGAACTGCTACAAGTGCGAAGGCTATTACGTGACATGGGAAGAGGGGATGCCCCACGGATGCAGGATACTGGGTTTCAAGTCAAAGCTTATGCCCTCGCTCTCCGTTTTCAGATCTTCCGGCATGCCCTGCCAGTACTTCACCGAAAAAGCTAATAAAAAAGAGAAGGCTCCTTAA
- a CDS encoding phosphomannomutase/phosphoglucomutase: MIEASIFRDYDVRGTVPDKLSYDAAALVANAFALKLFREKGRRCKVAVGRDVRPSSLELFRRTVQGLTDAGADVLDAGVCPSPVIYFTSKTTDADGYIMITGSHNPPEYNGMKFGSDKKVYHSHLIQEIYRSILERGYIEAKEKGTLTSRNMTDEYIKWSLEHFAGLREKISRLARRPKVVIDCGNGVASNIAPLLFESLGAEVIPLFCEEDGTFPNHHPDPTVDKNLSDAIAAVRAHGADFAAAYDGDADRIIAVTNSGHIIRGDMLLAVFAQDLCRREKNPVVIGDVKASKALYDMLEDCGAQAVMWKAGHSMIKDRMLELNAPLAGETSAHIFFNDRFFGFDDGIYASLRFFEIYADRLLSGEIENADGLIKNFPEYINTPEIRLDFPDSEKFSFVEKVKREFESMSKTTDLIRDINGIDGVRITFDKGWALLRASNTQPAVVLRFEALDKETMEGYILLLEKVTGMKIVLPD, from the coding sequence TTGATAGAAGCTTCAATTTTCAGGGATTACGATGTCAGAGGCACTGTGCCGGACAAACTTTCATACGATGCGGCGGCGTTGGTGGCAAACGCATTCGCGTTAAAACTGTTCAGAGAAAAAGGGCGCAGATGCAAAGTTGCCGTGGGCAGGGATGTGCGCCCGTCCTCCCTTGAGCTTTTCAGACGCACGGTTCAGGGGCTTACCGATGCAGGCGCAGATGTTCTTGATGCCGGAGTATGCCCCTCCCCTGTAATTTACTTCACCTCAAAAACCACAGATGCGGACGGTTATATAATGATAACCGGAAGCCACAACCCGCCGGAATACAACGGAATGAAGTTCGGCAGTGACAAAAAAGTTTATCACTCCCACCTGATTCAGGAAATATACCGCAGCATACTTGAGCGCGGATATATTGAGGCAAAGGAAAAAGGTACGCTCACTTCAAGGAATATGACGGATGAGTATATAAAATGGAGCCTTGAGCACTTTGCCGGGCTCAGGGAAAAAATAAGCCGCCTTGCCAGGAGACCGAAAGTTGTAATCGACTGCGGAAACGGCGTTGCCTCGAATATAGCGCCGCTGCTTTTTGAATCTCTCGGAGCAGAGGTGATACCCCTGTTCTGCGAGGAGGACGGCACGTTCCCGAACCATCACCCCGACCCCACTGTGGACAAAAACCTCAGTGATGCCATAGCGGCTGTCAGGGCTCACGGAGCCGATTTTGCCGCAGCTTATGACGGCGATGCGGACAGGATAATCGCAGTGACAAACTCAGGACATATAATCAGGGGAGACATGCTGCTGGCTGTTTTCGCACAGGATCTATGCAGGAGAGAGAAGAACCCTGTGGTAATAGGCGATGTGAAGGCCTCGAAGGCGCTTTATGACATGCTGGAAGACTGCGGCGCACAGGCGGTTATGTGGAAGGCGGGGCATTCCATGATAAAGGACAGAATGCTTGAACTGAATGCCCCTCTTGCGGGGGAAACAAGTGCGCATATATTCTTCAATGACCGCTTCTTCGGGTTTGATGACGGCATATACGCATCACTGCGTTTCTTCGAAATATACGCGGACAGGCTGCTCTCAGGCGAAATCGAAAATGCGGACGGGCTTATTAAAAATTTTCCGGAATACATAAATACGCCGGAAATCAGGCTTGATTTCCCGGATTCTGAAAAATTTTCTTTTGTTGAAAAAGTCAAAAGAGAATTTGAGTCTATGAGCAAAACAACAGATTTAATCAGAGACATCAACGGAATAGACGGTGTGAGAATCACTTTCGATAAAGGCTGGGCATTATTGCGCGCAAGCAACACTCAGCCTGCCGTGGTTTTACGCTTTGAAGCTCTGGACAAAGAAACCATGGAGGGATATATTCTCCTACTGGAAAAAGTAACAGGAATGAAAATTGTTCTACCGGATTAA
- a CDS encoding M3 family metallopeptidase, which translates to MFALYSPDILSSKDKQIKEAIDNAKQLANELCRQENPTYDSFMKPLEKTGAEISKLFFPVGHLNSVCNSKETQELYAACIPLLSDYSTWFNQNAEIMKAVKRIAETEDLTPARRKSVEDSLRSFRLGGVDLPENKKQRVKEIALALSELGNAFFQNLLNATAAYELEITDPADMEGIPESDLAGMKTENGWKLTLQMPVYIAYMTHGRNREIREKLYKAYCTRAPENGGVIENTMRLRHELAQLTGFENYAEYSLASKDANSPADVLRLLETLLERVKKPAEKEIEELRTFFGQEIESHDFMFVSEQYKKHLYGFDEELYRPYFEKNNVINGMISFLDKVFSLRFEKKDVPVWHESVTVYDISRDGHEFARLYMDMEARKEKRDGAWMNDWVTRHTEDGQVIPATAIIAANFPSAKDGRPSLLRHRDVVTLFHEMGHALHHLCSEIDEADVSGINGVEWDAVEFPSQFLELFAYEEDVLSMFAKHYQTGEIIPAEMVGRLKDVRSYHAALVILRQIEFGMFDMLIHQKPCTEAEVQEILDKVREKTSLIKPPSYNKFQNGFSHIFSGGYAAGYYSYKWAERMSADAFMEFRKQGIFNRELADRYFGIILKNGGSRKAMELYREFIGREPGIEGMLELEGIKA; encoded by the coding sequence ATGTTTGCCCTGTATTCCCCCGATATTCTCAGCAGTAAAGACAAACAGATAAAAGAAGCAATAGATAACGCAAAACAGCTTGCAAACGAGCTTTGCAGGCAGGAAAACCCCACTTACGACAGCTTTATGAAGCCTCTGGAAAAGACAGGTGCGGAAATCTCGAAGCTGTTCTTCCCTGTTGGGCACTTAAACAGCGTATGCAACAGCAAAGAAACTCAGGAGCTCTACGCCGCCTGCATCCCTCTATTAAGCGACTACTCCACATGGTTTAACCAGAACGCGGAGATAATGAAAGCGGTTAAAAGAATCGCGGAAACAGAAGACCTCACCCCCGCAAGGCGTAAATCCGTTGAGGATTCCCTCCGCAGTTTCAGGCTGGGCGGCGTTGACCTGCCTGAGAATAAAAAGCAGCGTGTAAAAGAGATCGCCCTTGCACTGAGCGAACTCGGAAACGCCTTTTTCCAGAACCTGCTGAACGCCACAGCGGCATATGAACTTGAGATAACCGACCCGGCGGACATGGAAGGGATACCTGAAAGCGACCTTGCCGGAATGAAGACCGAAAACGGCTGGAAGCTCACCCTCCAGATGCCTGTCTACATTGCCTACATGACCCACGGCAGAAACAGAGAAATAAGGGAAAAGCTCTACAAAGCTTACTGCACAAGAGCGCCCGAAAACGGCGGTGTTATAGAAAACACAATGCGTCTGCGCCATGAACTGGCACAGCTCACAGGATTTGAGAACTATGCGGAATACTCCCTCGCATCAAAAGACGCAAACAGTCCGGCGGATGTGCTCAGGCTCCTTGAAACACTCCTTGAGCGCGTGAAAAAACCTGCCGAAAAAGAGATTGAAGAACTCAGGACATTCTTCGGGCAGGAGATTGAGAGCCATGACTTCATGTTTGTCTCTGAACAGTACAAGAAGCACCTTTACGGATTTGATGAAGAACTCTACCGCCCGTATTTTGAAAAAAACAATGTCATAAACGGAATGATCAGCTTTCTGGACAAGGTTTTCTCTCTCAGGTTTGAGAAGAAAGATGTTCCCGTATGGCATGAAAGCGTAACAGTTTACGATATTTCAAGGGACGGGCACGAATTTGCCCGCCTCTACATGGACATGGAAGCCCGCAAAGAAAAGCGGGACGGAGCATGGATGAACGACTGGGTGACAAGACACACAGAGGACGGACAGGTTATTCCCGCCACTGCAATCATAGCCGCCAACTTCCCCTCCGCAAAGGACGGCCGTCCGTCGCTCCTCAGACACAGGGATGTGGTAACTCTCTTCCATGAAATGGGGCACGCCCTGCACCACCTTTGCAGCGAGATTGACGAGGCGGATGTGAGCGGCATAAACGGTGTGGAGTGGGATGCAGTGGAATTTCCTTCACAGTTTCTGGAGCTTTTCGCCTATGAGGAGGACGTACTGTCCATGTTCGCAAAACATTATCAGACAGGGGAAATCATCCCCGCTGAGATGGTGGGAAGGCTGAAAGATGTACGCAGCTACCATGCGGCGCTTGTTATCCTCAGACAGATAGAATTCGGCATGTTTGACATGCTGATACACCAAAAACCCTGCACAGAGGCTGAGGTTCAGGAGATTCTTGACAAGGTGCGCGAAAAAACATCGCTGATAAAGCCGCCCTCATACAACAAATTCCAGAACGGATTCAGCCACATATTCTCCGGCGGGTACGCCGCAGGCTACTACAGCTATAAATGGGCGGAGCGCATGAGCGCGGATGCCTTTATGGAATTCAGAAAACAGGGAATCTTCAACAGGGAACTGGCTGACAGATATTTCGGTATCATCCTGAAAAACGGCGGCAGCCGCAAAGCCATGGAACTCTACCGTGAGTTCATTGGCCGTGAGCCCGGTATTGAAGGGATGCTCGAACTGGAAGGGATTAAGGCATAA
- the ispG gene encoding flavodoxin-dependent (E)-4-hydroxy-3-methylbut-2-enyl-diphosphate synthase, whose translation MFYRINTKQIAVGSVRIGGGAPVSVQSMTNTDTRDTEATIEQIKRLEEAGCEIIRVAVVDAEAAAAIKTIKNNINIPIIADIHFDHRLAIASFESGADCIRINPGNIGGEDKCIKVIQAAKANGKSIRIGVNSGSIEKEIRKQYGVSAEAIVRSAAEHVRLFEKHSFTDFKVSLKASSVNLSVAAYTRFAEEFPYPLHVGITEAGTIFTGTVKSSAGIGAVLSRGIGDTIRVSLTGDPVQEVRVAWEILKSLELRQRGVQVISCPTCGRAEIDLIKLAEETEKALSAFTTPLHIAVMGCPVNGPGEAREADYGIAGGRGQGLLFKKGEIVKKTEEKNLLSELLSILKEDGVK comes from the coding sequence TTGTTCTACCGGATTAATACAAAACAGATTGCAGTCGGCAGTGTCAGGATAGGCGGCGGCGCACCGGTATCAGTGCAGTCCATGACCAACACTGACACCAGAGACACGGAAGCCACAATAGAACAGATTAAGCGTCTGGAGGAAGCCGGATGCGAGATAATACGCGTTGCTGTTGTGGATGCCGAGGCTGCGGCGGCTATCAAGACAATAAAAAATAATATAAACATACCCATCATAGCGGATATTCACTTCGACCACAGGCTGGCCATAGCAAGCTTTGAAAGCGGAGCAGACTGCATAAGAATAAACCCCGGCAACATAGGCGGGGAGGACAAATGCATAAAAGTGATTCAGGCGGCTAAGGCCAACGGAAAATCGATCCGCATCGGAGTGAACTCAGGATCAATTGAAAAAGAGATCAGAAAGCAGTACGGTGTGAGCGCGGAGGCCATAGTGCGTTCCGCTGCGGAGCATGTGCGGCTGTTCGAAAAACATTCCTTTACCGATTTTAAGGTTTCCCTCAAGGCAAGCAGTGTAAATCTGTCTGTGGCGGCATATACCCGCTTTGCGGAAGAATTTCCCTACCCCCTGCATGTGGGCATTACTGAGGCCGGAACAATTTTCACCGGAACGGTGAAGTCCTCGGCAGGCATAGGTGCAGTACTCTCCCGCGGCATAGGGGACACCATAAGGGTTTCTCTCACCGGAGATCCGGTTCAGGAAGTGCGCGTGGCATGGGAAATACTCAAATCCCTCGAACTCAGACAAAGGGGGGTGCAGGTTATCTCGTGCCCCACATGCGGCAGAGCCGAGATCGATCTCATAAAACTTGCGGAAGAAACGGAAAAAGCTCTCTCTGCATTCACAACTCCCCTGCATATTGCCGTTATGGGCTGTCCGGTCAACGGTCCGGGTGAGGCAAGAGAGGCTGACTACGGCATAGCCGGAGGCAGAGGACAGGGTCTGCTCTTTAAGAAAGGGGAGATCGTGAAAAAAACGGAAGAAAAAAATCTTTTATCCGAACTTCTTAGCATTTTAAAGGAAGACGGTGTAAAATAG
- a CDS encoding putative bifunctional diguanylate cyclase/phosphodiesterase, with protein MKSIKHYILASTLLTAFLVFAGVYTISSYSYNKLLFGYADKTARVMLEQTFNSLYVAMERGASREELEYIIENITKSYDSSDMSIEIHRGYAVSEMFGYVRQNDQDSLVNEAFRSGVMRTLHTSDSLTEVMPVIAEKKCLTCHDNVIEGDVIGVIKTTQNFFFLQDKTARNIRLLLMIILPVPLFIGIVISFFVSRRLKQMLDKLHSSISNINSVEDLKSVSLQRSDYSLMEVAAINEEIEELAGRLRSIATDNDTLQFQIRLMERLVITAEAITDWVDYTKKLLRSVNSVVYCQALFAVFKTDDTYEFFVFWNHNPDTETKMAFEEAVFDIPMLKAIFSDSPPSIKHYVAEMGKDIVRMSKEEIASQLKNLTFPERRIGNITGIGIQTPFNEDKSKSIVVDSILTTLMNVVGSVKAIHLYTKDVEFFATRDPLTNLHNQRMFWDLLKAETKRAERHKSWFSLVVLDFDNFKLINDVYGHAFGDKLLQRFAERLRSTSREEDIVARYGGDEFTLILPEADEENAYTVVQRIKENLDAVNVLAPDGKNIKATTSIGIASYPFHADEDKKLFLVASNMMYKAKREGKNRICAPTGEDIINSLKEMGVKNQIILNAIENKSLIPYFQPIMSLTDNSVSVHELLMRIPVNGRIMPAAEFIDDAEAMGVMHRMDLMLMEKAFAEIRKAGYKGFLFINLSPKSLMMEEFAVQILSLTLKYGIDKSKIVFEITERETVKNISLLAHFIMKLKNEGFMFAIDDFGSGFSSFHYIKNFPIDFIKIEGDFIRNILSDDVDKAFVKSALTLAEELNIRTVAEYVENGEVLASLKELGVDYAQGYFIDKPAPALLENNTFKTF; from the coding sequence ATGAAAAGCATAAAGCACTACATACTCGCTTCAACTCTTCTGACCGCGTTTCTGGTTTTCGCGGGTGTTTATACCATCAGCTCCTACTCCTATAATAAACTTCTCTTCGGCTACGCTGACAAGACCGCGCGGGTGATGCTTGAGCAGACATTCAACTCCCTGTACGTGGCTATGGAGCGCGGCGCATCGCGGGAGGAGCTTGAGTACATCATAGAGAACATCACAAAATCCTACGACAGCAGCGACATGAGCATAGAGATACACAGAGGCTACGCCGTGAGCGAGATGTTCGGCTACGTCCGCCAGAACGACCAGGACAGCCTCGTGAACGAAGCTTTCCGCTCCGGAGTTATGCGCACTCTTCATACCAGTGATTCACTCACCGAGGTTATGCCCGTCATCGCCGAGAAAAAATGCCTCACCTGCCATGACAATGTCATAGAAGGGGATGTTATAGGGGTGATTAAAACCACCCAGAATTTCTTTTTTCTTCAGGATAAAACAGCGCGGAACATAAGACTTCTGCTGATGATAATACTCCCCGTCCCTCTTTTTATCGGCATTGTTATATCCTTCTTTGTCTCCCGCAGGCTTAAACAGATGCTGGATAAGCTCCACTCCAGCATAAGCAACATTAACTCTGTGGAGGATCTGAAATCGGTCAGTTTACAGCGCAGCGACTACAGCCTTATGGAGGTTGCCGCCATAAACGAGGAGATTGAGGAACTGGCAGGAAGGCTGAGGAGCATAGCAACGGACAACGATACTCTCCAGTTTCAGATAAGGCTCATGGAACGCCTGGTCATCACCGCAGAGGCGATCACCGACTGGGTGGACTACACCAAGAAGCTCCTGCGCAGCGTAAACTCAGTTGTTTACTGTCAGGCACTTTTCGCTGTTTTCAAAACTGACGATACCTACGAATTTTTTGTTTTCTGGAACCACAACCCGGATACCGAAACAAAAATGGCCTTTGAGGAAGCCGTTTTTGATATACCCATGCTGAAAGCTATTTTCAGCGACAGCCCCCCGTCCATAAAACACTACGTGGCCGAAATGGGTAAGGACATAGTGCGCATGAGTAAGGAAGAGATAGCCTCCCAGCTTAAAAACCTCACCTTCCCCGAAAGGCGCATCGGCAACATAACGGGCATAGGAATACAGACCCCTTTTAATGAGGATAAATCAAAATCGATCGTTGTGGACAGCATACTCACCACCCTGATGAACGTTGTGGGTTCGGTGAAGGCTATCCACCTTTACACCAAGGATGTGGAATTTTTCGCCACCAGAGATCCCCTGACAAACCTCCACAACCAGCGCATGTTCTGGGATCTGCTAAAGGCTGAAACCAAGCGTGCGGAAAGGCATAAGTCATGGTTTTCCCTTGTGGTTCTTGATTTTGACAACTTCAAGCTGATTAACGATGTTTACGGACATGCCTTCGGCGACAAGCTCCTCCAGAGGTTCGCTGAGAGACTCAGAAGCACCAGCAGGGAGGAGGACATAGTAGCCCGTTACGGAGGTGATGAATTCACACTCATCCTCCCCGAAGCGGATGAGGAAAATGCATACACAGTAGTTCAGCGGATTAAGGAAAACCTTGATGCAGTGAACGTTCTTGCGCCTGACGGAAAAAACATAAAGGCCACGACCTCCATAGGAATAGCCAGCTACCCCTTTCATGCAGATGAGGACAAGAAGCTTTTCCTTGTTGCCAGCAACATGATGTATAAAGCGAAAAGAGAAGGAAAAAACCGGATCTGCGCCCCCACCGGAGAGGATATTATAAATAGCCTCAAGGAGATGGGCGTTAAAAACCAGATTATTCTCAATGCGATAGAAAACAAAAGCCTTATCCCCTATTTCCAGCCCATAATGTCGCTCACGGATAACAGTGTTTCCGTTCATGAGCTTCTCATGCGCATACCGGTAAACGGGCGTATAATGCCCGCAGCGGAGTTTATAGACGATGCGGAAGCCATGGGTGTCATGCACAGAATGGATCTTATGCTTATGGAGAAAGCATTCGCCGAAATCAGAAAAGCGGGTTATAAAGGCTTCCTGTTTATCAATCTCTCACCGAAATCCCTGATGATGGAGGAATTTGCGGTGCAGATACTCAGCCTTACACTAAAATACGGTATAGACAAATCAAAAATAGTGTTCGAAATAACGGAAAGAGAGACTGTAAAAAACATATCTCTCCTTGCACATTTTATAATGAAGCTCAAGAACGAGGGGTTCATGTTTGCCATTGATGACTTCGGCTCAGGTTTCTCTTCCTTCCATTACATAAAGAATTTCCCCATTGACTTCATAAAGATAGAAGGGGATTTCATACGCAATATCCTGAGCGATGACGTGGACAAAGCCTTTGTAAAAAGCGCGCTGACACTCGCTGAGGAACTGAACATACGCACCGTTGCCGAATATGTGGAAAACGGCGAGGTTCTCGCTTCCCTGAAGGAACTGGGCGTGGATTATGCTCAGGGCTATTTTATCGACAAACCCGCGCCCGCTCTTCTGGAAAACAACACTTTTAAAACCTTCTAA
- a CDS encoding MBL fold metallo-hydrolase, with protein sequence MIRFLGTRGTISVSGAEFSKYGGNTACLMIPVDEKKCIVLDGGTGIYNLNNMGSFEEYHIFLTHLHWDHICGLPLFRPFYTPGKHIFLYLEDKSTLTSKDFLKVLFNPPFFPIPRTMLKSNIRFNLIRGGQHFVFGDITVFAAEGNHPDGALMYKIKDGNITTLFATDFEHGTERDDFLIEFGCGCDYLVFDTTYTPEDYEGKRDGTAKKGWGHSTYIKGAEFAKKADIKNLVLYHHNPDYKDAELDAMFEEAKKVFPATICSYDGFEIK encoded by the coding sequence ATGATTCGCTTTCTCGGAACCAGAGGGACAATATCAGTCTCCGGAGCTGAATTTTCCAAATACGGCGGAAATACCGCCTGCCTCATGATACCCGTTGATGAGAAAAAGTGCATAGTTCTGGACGGCGGAACAGGCATATATAACCTTAACAACATGGGGAGCTTCGAGGAATACCATATATTTCTCACACACCTTCACTGGGATCACATATGCGGGCTGCCGCTTTTCAGGCCGTTTTACACTCCCGGAAAACATATTTTTCTCTACCTTGAGGATAAGAGCACGCTTACTTCAAAAGATTTTCTTAAAGTACTTTTTAATCCGCCCTTTTTTCCCATTCCCAGAACAATGCTTAAATCAAACATCCGCTTCAACCTCATAAGAGGGGGGCAGCATTTTGTCTTCGGCGATATTACTGTTTTCGCCGCGGAAGGGAACCATCCTGACGGCGCGCTGATGTATAAGATTAAGGACGGAAATATAACTACCCTTTTCGCCACCGACTTTGAGCACGGAACGGAGAGGGATGATTTTCTCATTGAGTTCGGCTGCGGCTGCGACTATCTGGTCTTTGACACAACATACACGCCTGAGGACTACGAAGGGAAAAGGGACGGCACTGCCAAAAAGGGCTGGGGGCACTCAACTTATATTAAAGGTGCTGAATTTGCGAAGAAGGCAGATATTAAAAATCTTGTGCTCTACCATCATAACCCCGATTATAAAGATGCCGAGCTTGATGCCATGTTCGAAGAGGCGAAGAAGGTATTCCCCGCCACAATCTGCTCCTATGACGGGTTTGAGATAAAGTAG